One part of the Mya arenaria isolate MELC-2E11 chromosome 3, ASM2691426v1 genome encodes these proteins:
- the LOC128228009 gene encoding acid ceramidase-like gives MDIPVVFTLSSLYILAILCCCSQGQSPPYEAECVEGKYPPPSSRRVKEYVVNLDLPGKERWKHVAAEKKQEIKNILASFKKYIYDFGGIAAEIWYLIDLLGPAIVDVLPQPFQDEIRGISDVTGIEIGEVTLYNIFYEIFTVCTSIVAQDSNGTLYHARNLDFGLFMGWDPKNRTWEITELLRPAIVNLDFQRGGKTVFKSVNYAGYVGILTAISPGKFTLTMNERFTLDGGYIGIINLILTGKGTWMGFLTRATMEKAESFKEARAMLTSTQMIAPAYFILAGNTSGQACVITRNREVNGTDTWWMKEAGGWYVLETNYDHWSKPLFVDDRRTPANKCMKKLTQKGVGIPGIFDVLSSRPVLNKLTTYTALMQVNQGHLETWLQYCPDPCFPW, from the exons ATGGATATTCCAGTGGTATTTACGCTGTCATCTCTTTACATACTGGCCATCCTTTGCTGCTGTTCACAAGGCCAATCTCCACCt TATGAGGCAGAGTGTGTTGAAGGAAAGTACCCCCCTCCATCCAG CCGCAGAGTTAAGGAGTATGTGGTTAATCTAGACCTGCCTGGTAAAGAACGATGGAAACATGTGGCTGCTGAGAAGAAGCAAGAA attaaGAATATTCTTGCCTCCTTCAAGAAGTACATATATGACTTTGGAGGAATTGCTGCTGAGATTTGGTACCTCATAGACCTGTTAGGG cCAGCAATAGTGGACGTATTACCACAGCCTTTCCAGGATGAAATACGTGGGATATCAGATGTGACAGGCATAGAAATAG GGGAGGTAACTCTGTACAATATATTCTATGAGATCTTCACAGTTTGCACATCCATTGTGGCCCAGGACAGCAATGGTACGCTGTATCATGCCCGGAATCTCGACTTTGGTCTCTTCATGGG ATGGGACCCTAAGAACCGTACCTGGGAGATCACAGAGTTGTTACGACCGGCCATTGTAAATCTGGACTTCCAGCGGGGTGGCAAAACTGTGTTTAAGTCTGTTAACTATGCTGGATATGTTGGCATTCTGACAGCAATCTCTCCA ggaaaattCACCTTGACTATGAATGAAAGATTTACACTAGATGGAGGATATATTG GTATAATCAATCTCATACTGACTGGGAAGGGCACATGGATGGGTTTCCTTACCAGGGCGACCATGGAGAAAGCCGAAAGTTTCAAGGAAGCCCGGGCCATGTTGACAAGTACTCAGATGATTGCCCCAGCCTACTTTATCCTGGCTGGAAACACATCTGGGCAG GCTTGTGTGATAACTCGTAACCGTGAGGTAAATGGGACAGACACATGGTGGATGAAGGAGGCCGGGGGCTGGTACGTCCTGGAGACAAACTATGACCACTGGTCCAAACCTTTGTTTGTTGACGACAGAAGAACCCCAGCAAACAAATGCATGAAGAAGCTCACTCAGAAG GGTGTTGGCATACCAGGCATTTTCGATGTATTGTCATCTAGACCAGTTTTAAACAAG ttgACGACGTACACAGCCCTGATGCAAGTAAACCAAGGTCACCTTGAGACATGGCTTCAGTACTGCCCTGACCCTTGTTTTCCCTGGTGA